In Hyalangium minutum, the genomic stretch GAAGCCGACCGCGTGGCCCAGCTCGTGGGTGATGACGTGCTCGTTCACGTCATTGCTGTAGCTCTGCAGGCCGGTGCCGATGTTGATGGTGCCGTAGGGCTTGCCGCCCGAGGGGAAGCCCGCGGAGCCGCCGGCGCCGGTCGAGGTCTGGGCGGTGATGGTCGCGTTGCAGTCAGAGGCCGAGCCCCGCGCGAACCGGATGCGGAGGTTCTGGCTGTTGTAGTTTTCGATGGCCAGATCGAGGCCCGCGCTGAGGCGGCTGTAGCTGTTGAACGTGCTGGTGGGGACGACGCAGATCTTCGTCACGCTGGTGCCGACGATGTTGGTGGTCTGGTACTGCTCCGGGGTGCCCACGGTGCCGAGCATCTCCTGGGACGCCTGGAGGGTCACGTGCGCGTCGAGGCCCACGTACACCTTGTCCTCGACGACCATGATGTCCTGGCGCGGATACCCGGCCTCGACGAGGTTGGAGATGATCTGCTCGTTCTCGGACTGGAGATCGGTACCGCAGCCGGCCAGCAGGGCACCACAGCTCATCACGAGGACTGCCGTCTTCTTGAACATGGTCGTTGTTCCTTTGCCCGGATTCGGGCTCTGCCCCGTGGGGGAAAGCGGGGCAGATGCCATGCGATTTAGGTCATTTAAACTCAAAAAGCCATCAAATTCTGAAAGCCTGAGAAAAGTGGCTTAAGCGGCAGGCATGGAAAGGTCTGTCGTCCACCTACAATGTCTACGGGAGTATCCTCTGGCCGTGAACCGAGCGTGCAGTCAACCTGCCGGCCAAGGCTGCAACGGCCGCAGCAGCCCGGTCCGGTCCAGCAGCTCGTGGACGCGAGCGGCCAGTGCGACGTGCTCCGGGTTGGAGACGGTAAACCGCTCGTTCGTGAGGGTGACGAGGGTGCCCTTGTCCTCCACCGGTTCAATGCGCACAGGGGCAGGCAGTGGGGGGACCTTGCCTCGCAGCCGCGAGAAGTACATCACCCAGCCTATGAAGGTGCCCGGCGTCGCTTTCTCCGTCACGCTGTCTCGGTGCGCTTCGGAGGTGGCCACTCCCCACTCCGGGTCCCAGGCCAGAGCCATGCTGCGCAGCACCTCAGCCATCACGGGAGCGGTCAGCACCCGCTCCCCGATCGGACCTTCATCGTAAGGTTTGAGCACGCAGGTGGACGGAAGCCGCAGCGAGGATGAACCGCAGTTGCCATCCACGCCGGACGTCTCATCCAAGGTGTCGCCCGTCCACACGTGGAACGAGAAGCGGTCACCGAAATGATTCGCCTCCTGAGCGAATAGCTTCTGGAAGTTCGCCGTGCTTGTCGCGAACTGGAGTTTGCGCGCCTCCTCGAAGGAGTCTGCCGACTCATACCAGCGAGTCCACGCCGGCTCGCAGCGCCCCAAGAGGTGGAAGAAACGCTCCGCACGCCCCGCGCAAGCCTCAGCGGACTCACGCCGGGC encodes the following:
- a CDS encoding immunity 52 family protein — its product is MIETYYAGSYWLARRESAEACAGRAERFFHLLGRCEPAWTRWYESADSFEEARKLQFATSTANFQKLFAQEANHFGDRFSFHVWTGDTLDETSGVDGNCGSSSLRLPSTCVLKPYDEGPIGERVLTAPVMAEVLRSMALAWDPEWGVATSEAHRDSVTEKATPGTFIGWVMYFSRLRGKVPPLPAPVRIEPVEDKGTLVTLTNERFTVSNPEHVALAARVHELLDRTGLLRPLQPWPAG
- a CDS encoding zinc-dependent metalloprotease; amino-acid sequence: MFKKTAVLVMSCGALLAGCGTDLQSENEQIISNLVEAGYPRQDIMVVEDKVYVGLDAHVTLQASQEMLGTVGTPEQYQTTNIVGTSVTKICVVPTSTFNSYSRLSAGLDLAIENYNSQNLRIRFARGSASDCNATITAQTSTGAGGSAGFPSGGKPYGTINIGTGLQSYSNDVNEHVITHELGHAVGFRHSDYYNRAISCGGSASNEGTAGVGAILIPGTPSTATVGGSIMNSCFRSTETGEWTASDKTALNYLY